The proteins below are encoded in one region of Styela clava chromosome 4, kaStyClav1.hap1.2, whole genome shotgun sequence:
- the LOC120326778 gene encoding sodium-coupled monocarboxylate transporter 2-like isoform X1: protein MESANSYFLPVDFVIFGGILFICAAIGVYFAYKDRKVQTTENYYFGRRNVSPISVAMSLSVSYISAITVIGNPVEVYLYGTVYAWTVVANLIGFIAASIYYIPLYHRLRIKSVYEYLGRRFHSRIRSFASTMAMLKLTFYLGITVYLPSLALSAVTPLELNWTIALTSIFCTFYTSIGGMKAVIWTDVLQGVIMIAGMLAIFIQAIIMYGGFGPIMDAADRGDRNNLLKLDIDPRVRSTVWTIGGALALNTCYLSCCSQVTTQRYLSCNSVRSSRIAALLQWIPGTIMVLLSIANGLVMYAYYEGCDPLLSGAIEKNDQAMPRLALKIFQDLPGMAGMFTSAAFSGTLSTISSGVNSLSALALEDFVIPCFPAMSTTRKMIFSKVLAVVFGGVIMGIAYTVSLLSSNIIQINMITGAVGTPILSVFTMGMFMPWINSWGALSGMISGIVCGSWVALASINQATYPATTESLPVSTSNCTLTNFLHNASTTSFTGVSEDTTTLESMSTISDEYGSVLQYTLYSMSPFVYGTFAFFVSIIVGHIVSLVTGFNKVSEADPDLFVPVINCKILRFGIPEKSSRGIAENSKDNVFINSCCTGDDCSQNSPDSPHNEIKGTVF, encoded by the exons ATGGAGTCAGCAAATTCATATTTCCTTCCTGTTGACTTTGTAATATTTGGAG GAATACTGTTTATCTGCGCTGCAATTGGCGTGTACTTTGCTTACAAGGACAGGAAAGTTCAAACAACGGAAAACTACTATTTTGGACGCAGAAATGTGTCCCCG ATAAGTGTTGCAATGTCATTATCAGTGTCATACATATCAGCGATCACTGTCATTGGCAATCCAGTCGAAGTATATCTCTATGGTACGGTATATGCATGGACCGTGGTTGCCAACCTCATAGGTTTTATTGCTGCTTCAATATATTACATTCCATTGTATCATCGGCTTCGTATAAAAAGCGTATACGAG TATTTGGGTCGACGCTTTCATTCTAGAATACGATCATTTGCTTCCACAATGGCGATGCTAAAATTG ACATTTTACTTGGGAATAACTGTATATCTTCCTTCTCTTGCGTTGAGCGCAGTGACACCTCTCGAGCTAAACTGGACAATTGCATTGACAAGTATCTTCTGCACATTTTACACCAGCATC GGAGGAATGAAGGCAGTGATATGGACGGATGTTCTGCAAGGTGTTATCATGATTGCAGGAATGCTTGCAATTTTCATTCAGGCAATAATAATGTATGGAGGCTTCGGACCAATAATGGATGCCGCGGATCGTGGAGATAGAAACAATTTGCTCAA ATTAGACATTGATCCCAGAGTTCGAAGTACCGTGTGGACGATTGGAGGTGCATTGGCACTCAATACTTGTTATTTAAGTTGTTGTAGTCAAGTCACAACTCAGAGATATTTGTCATGTAATTCAGTTCGATCATCTAGAAT AGCTGCACTGTTACAATGGATTCCTGGCACAATCATGGTCCTTCTCTCCATTGCAAATGGTTTAGTCATGTATGCCTATTATGAAGGATGCGATCCACTTTTATCTGGTGCGATTGAGAAAAATGACCAGGCAATGCCTAGGTTAGCcctgaaaatatttcaagattTGCCTGGCATGGCAGGAATGTTTACGTCGGCTGCATTTAGTGGAACACTGAG CACAATATCATCGGGAGTCAACTCTCTATCAGCATTGGCGCTTGAAGATTTTGTCATTCCATGTTTTCCAGCGATGTcgacaacaagaaaaatgattttctcCAAAGTATTAG CTGTAGTATTTGGAGGAGTGATTATGGGAATAGCCTACACCGTTTCGCTTTTATCTTCAAATATTATCCAAATCAACATGATAACCGGGGCTGTCGGAACACCAATTCTAAGCGTTTTCACCATGGGCATGTTCATGCCTTGGATTAACAGTTGG GGAGCGTTGTCAGGAATGATAAGTGGCATTGTCTGTGGAAGTTGGGTCGCTCTGGCTTCGATCAATCAAGCAACCTACCCAGCTACAACTGAGTCCCTACCCGTGTCCACTAGTAATTGTACTTTGACGAATTTTCTACACAATGCCTCAACTACGTCATTTACTGGAGTATCTGAAGATACCACTACACTCGAATCAATGTCTACGATATCTGACGAATATgg ATCTGTTTTACAATATACCTTATATTCTATGTCGCCGTTTGTATACGGAACATTTGCATTCTTCGTTTCTATTATCGTCGGGCATATCGTCTCACTGGTTACAG GGTTTAACAAAGTATCAGAAGCTGATCCGGATCTATTTGTTCCTGTtataaattgcaaaatattacGTTTTGGCATTCCCGAAAAATCGTCAAGAGGAATAGCAGAGAATAGCAAAGATaatgtttttataaattcatgTTGTACCGGAGAT
- the LOC120326778 gene encoding sodium-coupled monocarboxylate transporter 1-like isoform X2 encodes MSLSVSYISAITVIGNPVEVYLYGTVYAWTVVANLIGFIAASIYYIPLYHRLRIKSVYEYLGRRFHSRIRSFASTMAMLKLTFYLGITVYLPSLALSAVTPLELNWTIALTSIFCTFYTSIGGMKAVIWTDVLQGVIMIAGMLAIFIQAIIMYGGFGPIMDAADRGDRNNLLKLDIDPRVRSTVWTIGGALALNTCYLSCCSQVTTQRYLSCNSVRSSRIAALLQWIPGTIMVLLSIANGLVMYAYYEGCDPLLSGAIEKNDQAMPRLALKIFQDLPGMAGMFTSAAFSGTLSTISSGVNSLSALALEDFVIPCFPAMSTTRKMIFSKVLAVVFGGVIMGIAYTVSLLSSNIIQINMITGAVGTPILSVFTMGMFMPWINSWGALSGMISGIVCGSWVALASINQATYPATTESLPVSTSNCTLTNFLHNASTTSFTGVSEDTTTLESMSTISDEYGSVLQYTLYSMSPFVYGTFAFFVSIIVGHIVSLVTGFNKVSEADPDLFVPVINCKILRFGIPEKSSRGIAENSKDNVFINSCCTGDDCSQNSPDSPHNEIKGTVF; translated from the exons ATGTCATTATCAGTGTCATACATATCAGCGATCACTGTCATTGGCAATCCAGTCGAAGTATATCTCTATGGTACGGTATATGCATGGACCGTGGTTGCCAACCTCATAGGTTTTATTGCTGCTTCAATATATTACATTCCATTGTATCATCGGCTTCGTATAAAAAGCGTATACGAG TATTTGGGTCGACGCTTTCATTCTAGAATACGATCATTTGCTTCCACAATGGCGATGCTAAAATTG ACATTTTACTTGGGAATAACTGTATATCTTCCTTCTCTTGCGTTGAGCGCAGTGACACCTCTCGAGCTAAACTGGACAATTGCATTGACAAGTATCTTCTGCACATTTTACACCAGCATC GGAGGAATGAAGGCAGTGATATGGACGGATGTTCTGCAAGGTGTTATCATGATTGCAGGAATGCTTGCAATTTTCATTCAGGCAATAATAATGTATGGAGGCTTCGGACCAATAATGGATGCCGCGGATCGTGGAGATAGAAACAATTTGCTCAA ATTAGACATTGATCCCAGAGTTCGAAGTACCGTGTGGACGATTGGAGGTGCATTGGCACTCAATACTTGTTATTTAAGTTGTTGTAGTCAAGTCACAACTCAGAGATATTTGTCATGTAATTCAGTTCGATCATCTAGAAT AGCTGCACTGTTACAATGGATTCCTGGCACAATCATGGTCCTTCTCTCCATTGCAAATGGTTTAGTCATGTATGCCTATTATGAAGGATGCGATCCACTTTTATCTGGTGCGATTGAGAAAAATGACCAGGCAATGCCTAGGTTAGCcctgaaaatatttcaagattTGCCTGGCATGGCAGGAATGTTTACGTCGGCTGCATTTAGTGGAACACTGAG CACAATATCATCGGGAGTCAACTCTCTATCAGCATTGGCGCTTGAAGATTTTGTCATTCCATGTTTTCCAGCGATGTcgacaacaagaaaaatgattttctcCAAAGTATTAG CTGTAGTATTTGGAGGAGTGATTATGGGAATAGCCTACACCGTTTCGCTTTTATCTTCAAATATTATCCAAATCAACATGATAACCGGGGCTGTCGGAACACCAATTCTAAGCGTTTTCACCATGGGCATGTTCATGCCTTGGATTAACAGTTGG GGAGCGTTGTCAGGAATGATAAGTGGCATTGTCTGTGGAAGTTGGGTCGCTCTGGCTTCGATCAATCAAGCAACCTACCCAGCTACAACTGAGTCCCTACCCGTGTCCACTAGTAATTGTACTTTGACGAATTTTCTACACAATGCCTCAACTACGTCATTTACTGGAGTATCTGAAGATACCACTACACTCGAATCAATGTCTACGATATCTGACGAATATgg ATCTGTTTTACAATATACCTTATATTCTATGTCGCCGTTTGTATACGGAACATTTGCATTCTTCGTTTCTATTATCGTCGGGCATATCGTCTCACTGGTTACAG GGTTTAACAAAGTATCAGAAGCTGATCCGGATCTATTTGTTCCTGTtataaattgcaaaatattacGTTTTGGCATTCCCGAAAAATCGTCAAGAGGAATAGCAGAGAATAGCAAAGATaatgtttttataaattcatgTTGTACCGGAGAT
- the LOC120326778 gene encoding sodium-coupled monocarboxylate transporter 2-like isoform X3: MESANSYFLPVDFVIFGGILFICAAIGVYFAYKDRKVQTTENYYFGRRNVSPISVAMSLSVSYISAITVIGNPVEVYLYGTVYAWTVVANLIGFIAASIYYIPLYHRLRIKSVYEYLGRRFHSRIRSFASTMAMLKLTFYLGITVYLPSLALSAVTPLELNWTIALTSIFCTFYTSIGGMKAVIWTDVLQGVIMIAGMLAIFIQAIIMYGGFGPIMDAADRGDRNNLLKLDIDPRVRSTVWTIGGALALNTCYLSCCSQVTTQRYLSCNSVRSSRIAALLQWIPGTIMVLLSIANGLVMYAYYEGCDPLLSGAIEKNDQAMPRLALKIFQDLPGMAGMFTSAAFSGTLSTISSGVNSLSALALEDFVIPCFPAMSTTRKMIFSKVLAVVFGGVIMGIAYTVSLLSSNIIQINMITGAVGTPILSVFTMGMFMPWINSWGALSGMISGIVCGSWVALASINQATYPATTESLPVSTSNCTLTNFLHNASTTSFTGVSEDTTTLESMSTISDEYGV; this comes from the exons ATGGAGTCAGCAAATTCATATTTCCTTCCTGTTGACTTTGTAATATTTGGAG GAATACTGTTTATCTGCGCTGCAATTGGCGTGTACTTTGCTTACAAGGACAGGAAAGTTCAAACAACGGAAAACTACTATTTTGGACGCAGAAATGTGTCCCCG ATAAGTGTTGCAATGTCATTATCAGTGTCATACATATCAGCGATCACTGTCATTGGCAATCCAGTCGAAGTATATCTCTATGGTACGGTATATGCATGGACCGTGGTTGCCAACCTCATAGGTTTTATTGCTGCTTCAATATATTACATTCCATTGTATCATCGGCTTCGTATAAAAAGCGTATACGAG TATTTGGGTCGACGCTTTCATTCTAGAATACGATCATTTGCTTCCACAATGGCGATGCTAAAATTG ACATTTTACTTGGGAATAACTGTATATCTTCCTTCTCTTGCGTTGAGCGCAGTGACACCTCTCGAGCTAAACTGGACAATTGCATTGACAAGTATCTTCTGCACATTTTACACCAGCATC GGAGGAATGAAGGCAGTGATATGGACGGATGTTCTGCAAGGTGTTATCATGATTGCAGGAATGCTTGCAATTTTCATTCAGGCAATAATAATGTATGGAGGCTTCGGACCAATAATGGATGCCGCGGATCGTGGAGATAGAAACAATTTGCTCAA ATTAGACATTGATCCCAGAGTTCGAAGTACCGTGTGGACGATTGGAGGTGCATTGGCACTCAATACTTGTTATTTAAGTTGTTGTAGTCAAGTCACAACTCAGAGATATTTGTCATGTAATTCAGTTCGATCATCTAGAAT AGCTGCACTGTTACAATGGATTCCTGGCACAATCATGGTCCTTCTCTCCATTGCAAATGGTTTAGTCATGTATGCCTATTATGAAGGATGCGATCCACTTTTATCTGGTGCGATTGAGAAAAATGACCAGGCAATGCCTAGGTTAGCcctgaaaatatttcaagattTGCCTGGCATGGCAGGAATGTTTACGTCGGCTGCATTTAGTGGAACACTGAG CACAATATCATCGGGAGTCAACTCTCTATCAGCATTGGCGCTTGAAGATTTTGTCATTCCATGTTTTCCAGCGATGTcgacaacaagaaaaatgattttctcCAAAGTATTAG CTGTAGTATTTGGAGGAGTGATTATGGGAATAGCCTACACCGTTTCGCTTTTATCTTCAAATATTATCCAAATCAACATGATAACCGGGGCTGTCGGAACACCAATTCTAAGCGTTTTCACCATGGGCATGTTCATGCCTTGGATTAACAGTTGG GGAGCGTTGTCAGGAATGATAAGTGGCATTGTCTGTGGAAGTTGGGTCGCTCTGGCTTCGATCAATCAAGCAACCTACCCAGCTACAACTGAGTCCCTACCCGTGTCCACTAGTAATTGTACTTTGACGAATTTTCTACACAATGCCTCAACTACGTCATTTACTGGAGTATCTGAAGATACCACTACACTCGAATCAATGTCTACGATATCTGACGAATATgg GGTTTAA